One segment of Pandoraea pnomenusa DNA contains the following:
- the gatB gene encoding Asp-tRNA(Asn)/Glu-tRNA(Gln) amidotransferase subunit GatB, with protein MQWEVVIGLETHAQLSTASKIFSGASTQFGAAPNTQACPVDLALPGVLPVLNRGAVERAIEFGLAIGATIAPRSIFARKNYFYPDLPKGYQISQYEIPVVQGGSLKIQVDADPRTGREAYEKVVTLTRAHLEEDAGKSLHEDFAGMTGIDLNRAGTPLLEIVTEPDMRSAAEAVAYAKALHGLVVWLGICDGNMQEGSFRCDANVSVRPVGQKAFGTRAEIKNLNSFRFLEEAIQYEVRRQIELIEDGGEVVQETRLYDPDKKETRSMRSKEDAHDYRYFPDPDLMPLVIDSEWIDRVRAALPELPAGMQARFVETYGLSDYDAAVLTQSKAQAAYFEAVVAKAGKASAKPAANWIMGELSSLLNREDLTIEASPVSSAQLAGLLARIADNTISNKIAKEVFQLMWEERATDDAAADRIIEAKGLKQITDTGAIEKIIDEVLAANAKSVEEFRAGKEKAFNALVGQAMKATKGKANPAQVNELLKKKLGA; from the coding sequence ATGCAATGGGAAGTCGTTATTGGTCTGGAGACGCACGCACAGCTCTCCACCGCTTCCAAGATTTTCTCGGGCGCGTCGACGCAGTTCGGCGCCGCCCCCAACACGCAGGCCTGCCCGGTGGATCTGGCGCTGCCGGGCGTGCTGCCCGTGCTCAATCGCGGCGCGGTGGAGCGCGCGATCGAGTTCGGTCTGGCCATTGGCGCCACGATCGCGCCGCGCAGCATTTTCGCGCGCAAGAATTACTTCTATCCCGATCTGCCCAAGGGCTATCAGATCAGCCAGTACGAGATCCCGGTGGTGCAGGGCGGCTCGCTGAAGATTCAGGTCGACGCCGACCCGCGCACCGGCCGCGAGGCTTATGAAAAGGTCGTCACGCTCACGCGCGCGCACCTGGAGGAAGACGCGGGCAAGTCGCTGCACGAGGACTTCGCGGGCATGACGGGCATCGATCTGAACCGCGCCGGCACGCCGCTGCTGGAGATCGTGACCGAACCCGACATGCGCAGCGCGGCCGAGGCCGTGGCTTACGCCAAGGCGCTGCACGGCCTGGTCGTGTGGCTCGGGATCTGCGACGGCAACATGCAGGAAGGGTCGTTCCGTTGCGACGCGAACGTGTCCGTGCGGCCCGTCGGCCAGAAGGCGTTCGGCACGCGCGCCGAGATCAAGAACCTGAACTCGTTCCGCTTTCTCGAAGAAGCGATTCAGTACGAAGTGCGCCGTCAGATCGAACTGATCGAGGATGGTGGCGAAGTGGTGCAGGAAACGCGTCTGTACGATCCGGACAAGAAGGAAACGCGTTCGATGCGCAGCAAGGAAGACGCGCACGACTACCGCTACTTCCCGGACCCGGACCTGATGCCGCTCGTGATCGACAGCGAATGGATCGATCGCGTGCGCGCCGCGCTGCCCGAGCTGCCTGCGGGCATGCAGGCGCGCTTTGTCGAAACGTATGGCCTGTCCGACTACGACGCCGCGGTGCTCACGCAGTCGAAGGCGCAGGCCGCCTACTTCGAAGCCGTGGTCGCCAAGGCCGGCAAGGCGAGCGCCAAGCCGGCCGCGAACTGGATCATGGGCGAGCTGTCGTCGCTGCTCAATCGCGAAGACCTGACCATCGAGGCCAGCCCGGTCTCGAGCGCCCAACTGGCCGGATTGCTCGCACGCATCGCCGACAACACGATCTCGAACAAGATCGCCAAGGAAGTCTTCCAACTGATGTGGGAGGAGCGTGCCACCGACGACGCCGCCGCCGATCGCATCATCGAGGCGAAGGGGCTGAAGCAAATCACGGACACCGGTGCGATCGAGAAGATCATCGACGAAGTGCTGGCGGCCAACGCCAAGTCCGTCGAGGAATTCCGCGCGGGCAAGGAGAAGGCGTTCAACGCGCTGGTCGGTCAGGCGATGAAGGCCACCAAGGGCAAGGCGAACCCGGCGCAGGTCAACGAACTGCTCAAGAAGAAGCTCGGCGCCTGA
- the gatC gene encoding Asp-tRNA(Asn)/Glu-tRNA(Gln) amidotransferase subunit GatC, translating to MALNLSDVKRIAHLARLELADDEAAHMEKELNGFFALVEQMQSVDTAGVAPLAHPIEQIQAVAQRLRADAVTEVVDRDANQRPAPAVQDGLYLVPKVIE from the coding sequence ATGGCTTTGAATCTCTCAGACGTCAAACGCATTGCCCACCTCGCGCGTCTCGAGCTGGCCGATGACGAGGCGGCTCACATGGAAAAGGAGCTCAACGGCTTCTTCGCGCTCGTCGAGCAGATGCAGTCGGTCGACACGGCCGGGGTGGCACCGCTTGCGCATCCGATCGAACAAATTCAGGCGGTGGCTCAGCGGCTGCGCGCCGATGCCGTGACCGAGGTGGTCGACCGCGACGCGAACCAGCGTCCGGCGCCCGCCGTTCAGGACGGCCTCTATCTGGTGCCGAAGGTCATCGAATGA
- the gatA gene encoding Asp-tRNA(Asn)/Glu-tRNA(Gln) amidotransferase subunit GatA — protein MEQDLIHLQDLRAALDAKRVSSVELTQHYLDRIAGAADLNAFVHVDAEASLAQARAADARIAAGDGANQPLLGIPVAHKDVFVTRGWRSTAGSRMLENYVSPYDAAVVERLADAGMVTLGKTNMDEFAMGSSNENSHFGPVKNPWDTRAVPGGSSGGSAAAVAARLAPAATGTDTGGSIRQPAAFCGVTGIKPTYGRVSRYGMIAFASSLDQGGPFGHSAADCAWMLNGMAGFDARDSTSLERADEDFARGLGKPLDGATADKPLAGLRIGLPSEYFGEGLDADVRAAIDSALSEFEKLGAVRVPVSLPKTELSIPVYYVLAPAEASSNLSRFDGVRFGHRAAQYRDLLDMYKKSRAEGFGTEVKRRILVGTYVLSHGYYDAYYLQAQKIRRLIAQDFQNAFAQCDVIMGPVAPSVAWNLGEKSADPVQMYLADIYTLSVSLAGLPGMSLPVGQGRDARPVGLQLIGNYFDEARLLQVADAFQRATDWHKRAPTGV, from the coding sequence ATGGAACAAGATCTGATTCATCTGCAGGATTTGCGCGCCGCGCTCGACGCCAAGCGCGTCTCGAGCGTCGAGCTCACCCAGCACTACCTGGACCGCATTGCCGGTGCGGCCGACCTGAATGCCTTCGTGCACGTCGACGCCGAGGCGAGCCTCGCGCAGGCGCGCGCGGCTGACGCCCGCATTGCCGCCGGCGACGGCGCGAACCAGCCGCTGCTGGGCATTCCCGTTGCGCACAAGGACGTTTTCGTCACCCGCGGCTGGCGCAGCACCGCCGGCTCGCGCATGCTGGAAAACTACGTGAGCCCCTACGACGCGGCCGTCGTCGAGCGTCTGGCCGATGCCGGCATGGTCACGCTGGGCAAGACGAACATGGACGAGTTCGCCATGGGCTCGTCGAACGAAAACTCGCACTTCGGCCCGGTGAAAAACCCCTGGGACACGCGCGCCGTGCCGGGGGGCTCGTCCGGCGGGTCGGCTGCCGCCGTGGCCGCGCGCCTCGCCCCGGCAGCCACCGGTACCGACACCGGCGGCTCGATCCGTCAGCCGGCCGCCTTTTGCGGCGTGACGGGCATCAAGCCGACCTATGGCCGCGTGTCGCGTTACGGCATGATCGCGTTTGCCTCGTCGCTCGATCAGGGGGGACCGTTCGGGCACAGCGCCGCGGACTGCGCGTGGATGCTCAACGGCATGGCCGGCTTCGACGCGCGTGATTCGACCAGCCTCGAGCGCGCCGACGAGGATTTCGCGCGCGGTCTGGGCAAGCCGCTCGACGGCGCCACGGCCGACAAGCCGCTGGCCGGTCTGCGCATCGGTCTGCCGTCCGAGTACTTCGGCGAAGGCCTCGACGCCGACGTGCGTGCCGCCATCGACTCGGCCCTGAGCGAATTCGAGAAGCTCGGCGCCGTGCGCGTGCCCGTCTCGCTGCCGAAGACGGAACTGTCGATCCCCGTGTACTACGTGCTGGCTCCCGCCGAAGCGTCGTCCAACCTGTCGCGTTTCGACGGGGTGCGCTTCGGCCACCGCGCCGCGCAGTACCGCGACCTGCTCGACATGTACAAGAAGTCGCGTGCCGAAGGCTTCGGCACCGAGGTCAAGCGCCGCATTCTCGTTGGTACGTACGTGCTCTCGCACGGTTACTACGATGCCTACTACCTGCAGGCCCAGAAGATCCGTCGCCTGATCGCGCAGGACTTCCAGAACGCGTTTGCCCAGTGCGACGTGATCATGGGACCGGTGGCGCCGTCGGTGGCGTGGAACCTCGGCGAGAAGAGCGCCGATCCGGTCCAGATGTACCTGGCCGACATCTACACGCTGTCGGTGAGTCTGGCGGGTCTGCCGGGGATGAGCCTGCCGGTCGGGCAGGGACGCGACGCGCGTCCGGTCGGCCTGCAGCTCATCGGTAACTATTTCGACGAAGCCCGCCTGTTGCAAGTGGCCGACGCGTTCCAGCGCGCGACCGACTGGCACAAGCGTGCGCCGACGGGCGTCTGA
- a CDS encoding rod shape-determining protein has product MFGFLRSYFSNDLAIDLGTANTLIYMRGKGVVLDEPSVVAIRQEGGPSGKKTIQAVGKEAKQMLGKVPGNIEAIRPMKDGVIADFTVTEQMIKQFIKMAHESRLFSPSPRIIICVPCGSTQVERRAIKEAAHGAGASQVYLIEEPMAAAIGAGLPVSEATGSMVVDIGGGTTEVGVISLGGIVYKGSVRVGGDKFDEAIVNYIRRNYGMLIGEQTAEAIKKEIGSAFPGSEVKEMEVKGRNLSEGIPRAFTISSNEILEALTDPLNQIVSSVKIALEQTPPELGADIAERGMMLTGGGALLRDLDRLLAEETGLPVLVAEDPLTCVVRGSGMALERMDKLGSIFSYE; this is encoded by the coding sequence ATGTTCGGTTTTCTTCGCAGCTATTTCTCCAACGACCTGGCCATCGACCTGGGCACGGCCAACACCCTCATCTACATGCGCGGCAAGGGCGTCGTTCTCGACGAACCGTCGGTCGTCGCCATTCGTCAGGAAGGTGGCCCGAGCGGCAAGAAGACGATTCAGGCCGTCGGTAAGGAAGCCAAGCAGATGCTCGGCAAGGTGCCCGGCAACATCGAGGCGATCCGCCCGATGAAGGACGGCGTGATCGCCGACTTCACCGTGACCGAACAGATGATCAAGCAGTTCATCAAGATGGCTCACGAGTCGCGTCTGTTCTCGCCGTCGCCGCGCATCATCATCTGCGTGCCGTGCGGTTCGACCCAGGTCGAGCGCCGCGCCATCAAGGAAGCCGCGCACGGCGCCGGCGCCTCGCAGGTATACCTGATCGAAGAACCGATGGCCGCCGCCATCGGCGCCGGTCTGCCGGTGTCGGAAGCCACGGGCTCGATGGTCGTCGATATCGGCGGCGGCACGACCGAAGTGGGCGTGATCTCGCTGGGCGGTATCGTCTACAAGGGTTCGGTGCGCGTGGGCGGCGACAAGTTCGACGAAGCGATCGTCAACTACATCCGCCGCAATTACGGCATGCTGATCGGCGAACAGACCGCCGAAGCGATCAAGAAGGAAATCGGCTCGGCCTTCCCGGGCTCGGAAGTCAAGGAAATGGAAGTCAAGGGTCGCAACCTCTCGGAAGGGATTCCGCGCGCCTTCACCATCTCCAGCAACGAAATCCTCGAAGCACTGACCGATCCGCTCAACCAGATCGTGTCGTCGGTGAAGATTGCACTCGAACAAACCCCGCCGGAACTGGGCGCGGACATCGCCGAGCGCGGCATGATGCTCACGGGCGGTGGCGCGCTGCTGCGCGATCTCGACCGTCTGCTCGCCGAAGAGACCGGCCTGCCGGTGCTCGTCGCCGAAGACCCGCTCACCTGCGTGGTGCGCGGTTCGGGCATGGCGCTCGAGCGCATGGACAAGCTCGGCAGCATCTTCTCCTACGAGTAA